A section of the Diabrotica virgifera virgifera chromosome 8, PGI_DIABVI_V3a genome encodes:
- the LOC126890042 gene encoding uncharacterized protein LOC126890042 has product MIQNFQISLLSSGNTQEFGQYFQKCYLHNMESRAYCYRLHAGINTNMSIERMHQTIKYLYLNGRQVRRLDKTINILIKLIKDKLFEWLITLNKGKISSKLGELRKRHKTSLNLDMDTIVMSEMGWEIPSSSTSDIYLVQKNKPSCDCQLVCDLCQSCLHSYSCTCLDNSIRWNMCKHIHLVCQFMKCHQIQDTNADEEHIINTDEVKIKQATEQDKFVEFVSKSCNINQEKRSKQLEVEKQKLIEIQTQIIQNITTFEQLEAFKSITAPLVPTLRTLAEHSGNELNIVVLSHGTQNIPHNKKSSCSKTFIFHQEKNYKVKKKLLSKPDAEETNLIANQLMLQVNNVLFN; this is encoded by the coding sequence ATGatacaaaattttcaaatttctcTTCTATCTTCTGGTAATACCCAAGAATTTggtcaatattttcaaaaatgttatctGCACAATATGGAATCCAGGGCGTACTGTTATCGCTTGCATGCAGGAATAAATACAAATATGAGCATAGAACGAATGCATCAAACGattaaatatttgtatttaaatgGAAGACAAGTACGAAGGCTGGAtaaaactatcaatatcttgattaaattaattaaagaCAAATTGTTTGAATGGCTTATTACGTTGAATAAAGGTAAAATATCCAGCAAATTAGGAGAGTTACGGAAAAGGCACAAAACAAGTCTTAATTTAGATATGGACACCATTGTCATGTCTGAAATGGGCTGGGAGATACCATCAAGTTCAACCAGTGATATCTATTTAGTTCAGAAAAACAAACCCAGTTGTGACTGCCAATTAGTCTGTGATTTGTGCCAATCCTGTCTACATTCATATTCCTGTACATGCTTGGATAACAGTATAAGATGGAATATGTGCAAACACATACATCTTGTGTGTCAGTTTATGAAATGCCATCAAATTCAAGATACTAATGCAGATGAAGAACATATAATAAATACAGATGAGGTAAAAATTAAACAAGCTACAGAGCAAGATAAATTTGTGGAATTTGTGAGTAAGTCTTGTAATATCAATCAAGAAAAAAGGTCCAAACAACTGGAAGTTGAAAAACAGAAATTGATAGAAATACAAACccaaataattcaaaatataacAACTTTTGAACAACTTGAGGCATTTAAAAGTATTACAGCACCCTTGGTGCCTACATTAAGGACATTAGCAGAACATTCTGGAAATGAACTTAATATTGTGGTACTATCTCATGGCACACAAAACATTCCACACAATAAAAAAAGTAGTTGCTCAAAAACGTTTATTTTCCACCAAGAAAAAAACTACAAAGTCAAAAAAAAGCTGTTATCAAAACCTGATGCTGAAGAAACAAATTTGATAGCAAATCAATTAATGCTACAAGTAAATAATGTGCTCTTTAATTAG